From Fusarium oxysporum f. sp. lycopersici 4287 chromosome 13, whole genome shotgun sequence, one genomic window encodes:
- a CDS encoding riboflavin biosynthesis protein RibD domain-containing protein, which yields MPRLRYNVAASLDGYIASPDGSTTWIIEDPTIDFPALYAEFDYFIMGRKTYQVMQSFGADNPLSKRPKESVIVASRTMNQHHFPDVTVIQENVLDYIRRLKTNDGKDIWLMGGGQLAAQCLEAQLVDTVEIAVMPTLLGTGINLISSIPQNIKLHLSSSTSLGSGILMTQYKVVQNQ from the coding sequence ATGCCGCGCCTTCGCTATAACGTTGCAGCAAGTCTCGACGGGTATATCGCATCACCAGATGGTTCAACAACCTGGATCATCGAGGATCCCACGATAGACTTCCCCGCGCTGTATGCCGAATTCGACTATTTCATCATGGGCCGCAAGACATACCAAGTCATGCAATCTTTCGGCGCTGACAATCCACTATCAAAGCGCCCCAAAGAATCAGTCATAGTAGCCAGTCGAACCATGAACCAGCACCATTTTCCCGATGTTACAGTCATACAAGAAAACGTGCTTGATTACATCAGACGCCTGAAAACGAATGACGGGAAGGATATCTGGCTTATGGGTGGTGGTCAGCTCGCAGCCCAGTGCCTAGAAGCTCAGCTAGTGGATACCGTCGAAATCGCCGTGATGCCCACGCTTCTTGGCACCGGAATAAACCTCATCTCGTCCATCCCGCAAAACATCAAACTCCACCTATCAAGCAGCACGAGCCTCGGCAGCGGGATCCTCATGACTCAATACAAAGTCGTACAAAACCAATAA